A window from Sus scrofa isolate TJ Tabasco breed Duroc chromosome 2, Sscrofa11.1, whole genome shotgun sequence encodes these proteins:
- the FTMT gene encoding ferritin, mitochondrial, which yields MLPSFLFLSKHISTSLVSLRSACLCFALPPRCLPGRPWGHQPAALSRPLAAVTYCRGPAGPSCAPSRVRQNFYADSEAAINRQINLELYASYVYLSMAYYFSRDDVALHNFARYFLRQSREETEHAEKLMRLQNQRGGQICLQDIKKPDQDNWKSGLNAMECALLLEKNVNQSLLELHTLASDKGDPHLCDFLETHYLNEQVKSIKELGDHVHNLIKMGAPDSGLAEYLFDKHTLGNENNQH from the coding sequence ATGCTGCCCAGTTTTTTGTTCCTCTCCAAGCACATTAGCACTTCGCTGGTGTCCCTGCGCAGTGCGTGCCTCTGCTTCGCGCTCCCACCGCGCTGCCTCCCTGGGCGCCCTTGGGGCCACCAGCCTGCCGCCCTCAGCCGACCACTGGCCGCAGTCACCTACTGTCGGGGTCCAGCAGGGCCCTCCTGCGCCCCCTCTCGTGTGCGCCAGAACTTTTACGCTGACTCTGAGGCCGCCATCAACCGCCAGATCAACCTCGAGCTCTATGCATCCTATGTGTACTTGTCCATGGCCTATTACTTCTCTCGAGATGACGTGGCCTTGCACAACTTCGCCAGATATTTCCTTCGACAGTCCCGGGAGGAGACCGAGCATGCAGAGAAGCTGATGCGGCTGCAGAACCAGCGGGGAGGGCAGATCTGTCTGCAGGACATCAAGAAACCGGACCAGGACAACTGGAAAAGCGGGCTGAATGCCATGGAGTGTGCTCTACtcttggaaaagaatgtgaacCAGTCATTGTTGGAATTGCACACTCTGGCCTCAGACAAAGGTGATCCCCATTTGTGTGATTTTCTCGAAACCCACTACCTGAATGAGCAGGTGAAGTCTATCAAAGAACTAGGTGACCACGTGCACAACTTGATTAAAATGGGGGCCCCAGATTCTGGTCTAGCAGAGTACCTTTTTGACAAACATACccttggaaatgaaaacaatcagCACTAA